From a single Arachis hypogaea cultivar Tifrunner chromosome 3, arahy.Tifrunner.gnm2.J5K5, whole genome shotgun sequence genomic region:
- the LOC140183521 gene encoding uncharacterized protein, producing MDDANAWQSYRTTPQSTTGETPFKLTYGVEAIIRVEIGDPSPRRTVGGNDEEAERDLIDEVRIIAHIRELALKQRISLRYNHGVIRREFVPNDPVLRRNDVDAPTMGERKLTPNWEGPYRIKAVIGKGAYKLERLNGKEIPRTWNAANLRRYHT from the coding sequence atggatgacgcgaacgcgtggcagtcGTACCGAACAACCCCCCAATCAACCACCGGTGAAACCCCTTTCAAACTAACATACGGCGTGGAGGCTATCATCCGAGTAGAGATAGGAGACCCAAGCCCAAGGAGAACGGTCGGGGGTAACGACGAAGAAGCAGAGCGAGACCTCATCGACGAGGTAAGAATCATAGCCCACATCAGAGAGCTAGCCCTAAAACAAAGAATCAGTCTAAGGTACAACCACGGCGTCATCCGACGAGAATTCGTACCAAACGACCCCGTCCTACGACGAAACGACGTCGATGCCCCGACCATGGGGGAACGAAAACTCACCCCCAATTGGGAAGGACCTTACAGAATCAAAGCTGTCATCGGAAAAGGAGCATACAAGCTCGAGCGGCTAAACGGCAAAGAAATCCCGAGGACATGGAACGCCGCCAACTTACGACGATACCACACCTAG